One genomic region from Cellulomonas fengjieae encodes:
- a CDS encoding alpha/beta fold hydrolase, with the protein MPRRPIVFVHGTRTSSAIWRRQVDALERSGHPTVALDLPGHGRRMHERFSLEGALTAIDEAVDACTEAPLLVGLSLGGYTSLAYARRHEAKIAGVVLAGCSTEIKGKPLGAYRRAAAAVTSALRVGGHNWSVVTDMLAALEGYSPLADLRRTAVPVWLVNGSRDPLRMDERRYVEARPGTRLTVVPRAGHDVNAHAPVAFNRVLLDALQELRQRGGLAIA; encoded by the coding sequence ATCCCCCGCAGACCGATCGTCTTCGTCCACGGCACCCGCACGTCGTCCGCCATCTGGCGTCGGCAGGTGGACGCGCTCGAACGCTCCGGGCACCCGACCGTGGCGCTCGACCTGCCGGGTCACGGGCGACGGATGCACGAGCGGTTCAGCCTCGAGGGGGCGCTGACCGCCATCGACGAGGCGGTCGACGCCTGCACGGAGGCGCCGCTGCTGGTCGGACTGTCCCTCGGCGGGTACACGAGCCTGGCGTACGCGCGCCGGCACGAGGCCAAGATCGCGGGCGTCGTCCTGGCCGGCTGCTCGACGGAGATCAAGGGCAAGCCGCTCGGCGCCTACCGACGCGCCGCCGCGGCCGTCACGAGCGCGCTGCGGGTGGGCGGCCACAACTGGTCCGTGGTGACGGACATGCTCGCCGCGCTCGAGGGCTACTCGCCCCTGGCGGACCTGCGCCGCACGGCCGTGCCGGTGTGGCTGGTCAACGGGTCGCGCGACCCGCTGCGGATGGACGAGCGCCGCTACGTCGAGGCGCGCCCCGGCACTCGGCTGACGGTCGTCCCGCGCGCCGGGCACGACGTGAACGCGCACGCGCCCGTCGCGTTCAACCGCGTCCTGCTCGACGCCCTGCAGGAGCTGCGCCAGCGCGGCGGGCTCGCGATCGCCTGA
- a CDS encoding matrixin family metalloprotease → MTAGDPHGLNPWVDARGQNPYPPLLPHPHLPAEQRAVRFLGPAVRVRRGPRPGFLLVVAVLAAAVVLGGRWWMSTSTAFGPPAGVGEAAAPLGAPPVVPAAPGGYAFTAVQPDGAGPVAYSPCRPIHYVVRPDGTPAGGETLIADAVATVSSATGLRFVDDGPTQEAPTTDREAYQPEVYGRRWAPVLITWSTDAESPDLAGDVAGIAGSASVTRAGHTVYVTGSVTLDAEDIGRLAAAPGTHATALGIVTHELGHLVGLDHVADPTQLMYPSTELASVFGAGDRAGLAALGAGGCAPGI, encoded by the coding sequence GTGACGGCTGGGGACCCGCACGGGCTCAACCCCTGGGTCGACGCGCGCGGCCAGAACCCCTACCCGCCCCTGCTCCCCCATCCTCATCTGCCGGCGGAGCAGCGCGCCGTCCGCTTCCTCGGACCCGCCGTCCGCGTCCGTCGCGGACCGCGCCCGGGGTTCCTGCTCGTCGTCGCGGTGCTGGCGGCCGCCGTGGTGCTCGGTGGCCGCTGGTGGATGTCCACCTCCACCGCGTTCGGCCCGCCGGCCGGCGTGGGCGAGGCCGCCGCGCCGCTGGGCGCACCACCCGTGGTCCCGGCGGCACCGGGCGGGTACGCGTTCACGGCCGTCCAGCCCGACGGTGCCGGGCCCGTGGCGTACAGCCCGTGCCGGCCGATCCACTACGTGGTGCGGCCCGACGGCACGCCCGCCGGTGGGGAGACGCTCATCGCCGACGCGGTCGCGACCGTCTCGTCGGCCACCGGGCTGCGGTTCGTCGACGACGGCCCCACCCAGGAGGCGCCGACCACCGACCGTGAGGCCTACCAGCCCGAGGTGTACGGCCGCAGGTGGGCACCGGTCCTCATCACGTGGTCGACCGACGCGGAGTCGCCCGACCTGGCCGGTGACGTGGCAGGCATCGCGGGCTCGGCCTCCGTGACGCGCGCGGGCCACACCGTCTACGTCACCGGGTCGGTCACGCTCGACGCGGAGGACATCGGCAGGCTCGCAGCAGCGCCCGGCACCCACGCCACCGCACTCGGCATCGTCACCCACGAGCTCGGGCACCTCGTCGGCCTGGACCACGTCGCCGACCCGACGCAGCTCATGTACCCCAGCACCGAGCTGGCCTCCGTCTTCGGTGCGGGCGACCGCGCCGGGCTGGCGGCCCTCGGCGCCGGCGGGTGCGCCCCGGGCATCTGA
- a CDS encoding aminoglycoside phosphotransferase family protein — protein sequence MPDVVVPPILRDGLGRTPAGREWIDRLPVLVDRARERWGLRLAEPFTNGSASWCAPATLGDGGRAVLKVSFPHDEARDEAVALRAWHGHGVPELLGSQPEDWALLLARIEPGTPLSDTAGSAQERLTAAAGVARALWSVPGDVPVPSMVEVCAGWADLLEDRGARHGVDVGVAAGLLRTLPGSSDVLVHGDLNPGNILAAGDRWLAIDPKPLRGDPAYDLWPLLEQIDDPFLHASPVRVLRARVTLLSGLLDLDPDRVAAWGFARSVESALWVWDHLEDEPGGRRDLAQAHVWEQLLG from the coding sequence GTGCCCGACGTCGTCGTGCCACCGATCCTGCGGGACGGGCTGGGGCGCACCCCCGCCGGCCGGGAGTGGATCGACCGGCTGCCCGTCCTGGTGGACCGCGCGCGCGAGCGCTGGGGTCTGCGGCTCGCGGAGCCCTTCACCAACGGCTCGGCGTCGTGGTGCGCGCCCGCCACGCTCGGTGACGGGGGCCGGGCGGTCCTGAAGGTCTCCTTCCCGCACGACGAGGCGCGTGACGAGGCGGTGGCCCTGCGCGCCTGGCACGGGCACGGCGTCCCGGAGCTGCTCGGCTCGCAGCCGGAGGACTGGGCGCTGCTGCTGGCGCGCATCGAACCCGGCACCCCGCTGTCCGACACCGCGGGAAGCGCCCAGGAGCGGCTGACCGCCGCGGCGGGTGTGGCCCGGGCGCTGTGGTCGGTCCCGGGGGACGTGCCGGTGCCGTCGATGGTCGAGGTCTGTGCCGGGTGGGCCGACCTGCTCGAGGACCGGGGAGCGCGCCACGGGGTGGACGTGGGCGTCGCGGCCGGCCTGCTGCGCACGCTGCCGGGCTCGTCGGACGTGCTGGTGCACGGGGACCTCAATCCCGGCAACATCCTGGCGGCGGGCGATCGCTGGCTGGCCATCGACCCCAAGCCCCTGCGGGGAGACCCGGCGTACGACCTGTGGCCGCTGCTCGAGCAGATCGACGACCCGTTCCTGCACGCATCCCCCGTCCGCGTGCTGCGCGCGCGGGTGACGCTGCTGTCCGGGCTGCTCGACCTCGACCCGGACCGGGTCGCCGCCTGGGGGTTCGCGCGGTCGGTCGAGTCGGCCCTGTGGGTGTGGGACCACCTCGAGGACGAACCGGGCGGGCGACGGGACCTCGCGCAGGCACACGTCTGGGAGCAGCTGCTGGGCTGA
- a CDS encoding Lrp/AsnC family transcriptional regulator, which yields MSRSGYSDKELAALVGIAPSTCHARVRALRESGVLRGFHAQVNPAAVGRGLQAMIAVRLQPSARARLSEVAHRLAQRPEVRDVYLLGGVDDVLVHVAVRDSPQLRAFVLEHLSTRPEVAHTQTSLVFEHVHAPGTASI from the coding sequence ATGAGCCGATCTGGCTATTCTGACAAGGAGCTCGCCGCCCTGGTCGGGATCGCGCCGTCGACATGCCACGCCCGCGTCCGCGCGCTGCGCGAGTCCGGCGTGCTGCGGGGCTTCCACGCCCAGGTGAACCCGGCGGCCGTGGGGCGCGGCCTGCAGGCCATGATCGCGGTGCGGCTCCAGCCCTCGGCACGGGCCCGGCTCTCGGAGGTCGCGCACCGGTTGGCGCAGCGGCCCGAGGTGCGCGACGTGTACCTGCTCGGCGGGGTGGACGACGTCCTCGTCCACGTGGCCGTACGGGACTCGCCGCAGCTGCGGGCGTTCGTCCTGGAGCACCTCAGCACGCGGCCCGAGGTGGCCCACACCCAGACGAGCCTCGTGTTCGAGCACGTGCACGCCCCGGGCACGGCCTCGATCTGA
- the ald gene encoding alanine dehydrogenase encodes MKVGIPSEVKNHEYRVALTPAGVHQLVRSGHRVLVQSGAGLGSAITDEQFAAAGAEIVPEAAQVWGDADLVCKVKEPVASEYGHLRRDLVLFTYLHLAADRPATDALLAAGTTSIAYETVQLPDGSLPLLAPMSEVAGRLSAQVGAYHLMKNEGGSGVLLGGVPGVDAAKVVVLGGGVVGRHAAEIAVGMRANVALLDVSMPRLRDMDSAFGGRVRTVASSAYAVEREVLDADLVIGAVLLPGARAPHLVTNDLVARMRPGSVLVDVSVDQGGCFEDTRPTTHDEPTFRVHGSVFYCVANMPGAVPVTSTRALTNVTLPYLSALADLGWTAAVAADPALAAGLTTHDGRLLNAAVARAHGYPMPGTPALA; translated from the coding sequence ATGAAGGTCGGCATCCCCAGCGAGGTCAAGAACCACGAGTACCGCGTGGCGCTGACGCCCGCGGGCGTGCACCAGCTCGTCAGGTCCGGTCACCGGGTGCTCGTCCAGTCCGGGGCCGGACTGGGCTCGGCGATCACCGACGAGCAGTTCGCCGCCGCCGGGGCGGAGATTGTCCCCGAGGCCGCGCAGGTGTGGGGCGACGCGGACCTGGTGTGCAAGGTGAAGGAGCCCGTGGCGTCCGAGTACGGCCACCTGCGTCGCGACCTGGTCCTGTTCACCTATCTGCACCTGGCCGCCGACCGGCCGGCCACCGACGCGCTGCTCGCAGCGGGGACCACGTCGATCGCGTACGAGACCGTGCAGCTGCCCGACGGCTCCCTGCCGCTGCTCGCGCCGATGAGCGAGGTCGCCGGCCGCCTGTCCGCGCAGGTCGGCGCCTACCACCTGATGAAGAACGAGGGCGGCTCGGGCGTGCTGCTCGGCGGTGTCCCCGGGGTCGACGCCGCCAAGGTCGTGGTGCTCGGCGGTGGCGTGGTGGGCCGGCACGCCGCCGAGATCGCGGTCGGCATGCGCGCGAACGTCGCCCTGCTGGACGTCTCGATGCCGCGCCTGCGTGACATGGACTCGGCGTTCGGCGGGCGGGTCCGCACGGTGGCGTCCAGCGCGTACGCGGTCGAGCGCGAGGTCCTGGACGCGGACCTCGTCATCGGCGCGGTGCTGCTGCCCGGCGCCCGGGCGCCGCACCTGGTCACCAACGACCTGGTCGCCCGCATGCGGCCCGGCTCGGTGCTCGTCGACGTCTCGGTCGACCAGGGCGGCTGCTTCGAGGACACCCGTCCCACGACGCACGACGAGCCGACGTTCCGGGTGCACGGCTCCGTCTTCTACTGCGTCGCCAACATGCCCGGGGCCGTACCGGTCACGTCCACCCGGGCCCTGACCAACGTGACGCTCCCGTACCTGAGCGCGCTCGCGGACCTGGGCTGGACGGCCGCCGTCGCCGCCGACCCCGCCCTGGCGGCGGGTCTGACCACGCACGACGGCCGGCTGCTCAACGCGGCGGTCGCCCGGGCGCACGGCTACCCCATGCCGGGGACGCCGGCGCTCGCCTAG
- a CDS encoding NAD-dependent epimerase/dehydratase family protein, protein MATALVIGGSGQIGRAAVPALLADGWDVRVLARHRADVGEAELVLGDRDDPAALDDALGSGVDVLVDVVAYDDRHAAPLLERADRIGSAVVVSSAAVYVDVVGDGFESARLGAFPVPIREDQPTVRPGRDSYATGKVALEQAWAGSAVPTTILRPGAIHGPGCVQPREWTFVKRVLDGRDVRVLAYDGLSRFHTTATAVLAELVRLSAARPGDRVLNAADPQALTVAEIAAAVDAAMGATSRLVTVPGPPVDGVGLTPWSVPGPVVLDTSRAAVELGYSAPGGYADTVGACVEWLVRAASDRDWREAFPGFVRMGAMGDFFAYAAEDEFLARAT, encoded by the coding sequence ATGGCCACGGCGCTGGTGATCGGTGGCAGCGGGCAGATCGGCCGGGCTGCCGTGCCCGCGCTGCTCGCGGACGGCTGGGACGTGCGCGTGCTCGCCCGGCACCGGGCGGACGTCGGCGAGGCCGAGCTCGTGCTCGGGGACCGCGACGATCCCGCCGCGCTCGACGACGCGCTGGGCTCCGGTGTGGACGTCCTGGTCGACGTGGTGGCGTACGACGACCGGCACGCCGCGCCGCTGCTCGAGCGCGCGGACCGGATCGGGTCGGCGGTGGTCGTGTCGAGCGCGGCCGTGTACGTGGACGTCGTCGGGGACGGGTTCGAGTCCGCGCGGCTCGGCGCGTTCCCGGTGCCGATCCGCGAGGACCAGCCGACCGTGCGTCCCGGGCGTGACTCGTACGCGACGGGCAAGGTCGCGCTCGAGCAGGCCTGGGCCGGTTCGGCGGTGCCGACGACGATCCTGCGCCCCGGCGCCATCCACGGACCGGGTTGCGTGCAGCCCCGCGAGTGGACGTTCGTGAAGCGGGTGCTCGACGGCCGCGACGTGCGGGTGCTGGCCTACGACGGGCTCAGCAGGTTCCACACGACCGCCACGGCCGTGCTGGCCGAGCTCGTCCGGCTCTCCGCGGCCAGGCCGGGGGACCGGGTGCTCAACGCCGCAGACCCGCAGGCGCTCACGGTCGCCGAGATCGCCGCCGCCGTCGACGCCGCGATGGGCGCCACGTCGCGGCTCGTCACCGTGCCGGGGCCGCCGGTCGACGGAGTAGGCCTCACGCCGTGGTCGGTGCCCGGGCCGGTGGTGCTCGACACGTCGCGGGCCGCGGTCGAGCTCGGCTACTCGGCCCCGGGCGGGTACGCGGACACCGTCGGGGCGTGCGTCGAGTGGCTCGTGCGGGCGGCGTCGGACCGCGACTGGCGCGAGGCGTTCCCCGGATTCGTGCGGATGGGGGCGATGGGCGACTTCTTCGCCTACGCCGCCGAGGACGAGTTCCTGGCTCGCGCGACGTGA
- a CDS encoding M3 family metallopeptidase: MQPTDLAADNPFGAPSTLPYGLPDHARIREEHYRPALLAGMAQQRDEIEAIAADPAAPTVENTLEALERSGRLLHRVVASFYNQSSADSTPGLEAVEEEIAPLFAAHHDAIYLDPRLFARVAELQAQVDSGALELEPDTAWLLHRTHTRFVRAGVGLDEAAQDRLKTLNAEIMSLETAFGRDLLAATNEAGVLVTDVDELDGLAPDAVAAAQKAARDRGHEEGWFLELALSTQQAALAVLRDRGLRERLFRASIGRGTSGPHDTRTSVLRLVRARAERAQLLGYAHHAQYVAADATAKSAEAVAEILGSLAPVAVANARAEGADLADALERDHPDARLEPWDWQFYAEQVKKERRALDDAVLRPYLELERVLADGVFRAATELYGATFAERHDLVGYHPDVRVFEVFDADGSGLGLFLADYWTRESKRGGAWMNNLVDQSTLLGERAVVVNNLNIPKPPQGPTLLTWDEVITMFHEFGHALHGLFSAVRWPSQSGTEVPRDFVEYPSQVNEMWAWDPAILRAFALHHETGEPMPAEWVDTLLAARQDGEGFATTEYLAAALLDQAWYRLSPDEVPTDVSEVEAFETAALQRAGVDYAPVPPRYRTTYFNHVFGGGYSAGYYSYIWSEVLDADTVEWFRENGGLDRRNGDVFRARLLSRGGSVDPLQAFRDLRGRDPLIDPLLARRGLLGANAG, encoded by the coding sequence ATGCAGCCGACCGACCTCGCCGCCGACAACCCCTTCGGCGCCCCGTCCACCCTCCCGTACGGCCTCCCCGACCACGCGCGGATCCGCGAGGAGCACTACCGACCGGCCCTGCTGGCCGGCATGGCGCAGCAGCGCGACGAGATCGAGGCGATCGCGGCGGACCCCGCCGCGCCGACGGTCGAGAACACGCTCGAGGCGCTCGAACGCTCCGGGCGGCTGCTGCACCGGGTCGTGGCGAGCTTCTACAACCAGTCCAGTGCGGACTCGACACCCGGGCTGGAGGCCGTCGAGGAGGAGATCGCCCCGCTGTTCGCCGCCCACCACGACGCGATCTACCTCGACCCGCGCCTGTTCGCGCGCGTCGCCGAGCTGCAGGCGCAGGTGGACTCCGGCGCGCTCGAGCTCGAGCCCGACACCGCGTGGCTGTTGCACCGGACGCACACCCGGTTCGTCCGGGCCGGGGTCGGTCTGGACGAGGCCGCGCAGGACCGGCTGAAGACCCTGAACGCCGAGATCATGAGCCTCGAGACGGCGTTCGGCCGCGACCTGCTGGCCGCGACCAACGAGGCCGGGGTGCTGGTCACCGATGTCGACGAGCTCGACGGCCTCGCGCCGGACGCGGTCGCGGCTGCGCAGAAGGCGGCACGGGACCGCGGTCACGAGGAGGGCTGGTTCCTGGAGCTCGCCCTGTCCACGCAGCAGGCGGCGCTCGCCGTCCTGCGGGACCGGGGCCTGCGCGAGCGGCTGTTCCGGGCGTCGATCGGGCGCGGGACCTCGGGACCGCACGACACCCGGACCTCCGTGCTGCGGCTGGTGCGGGCCCGCGCCGAGCGCGCCCAGCTCCTCGGCTACGCCCACCACGCGCAGTACGTGGCGGCTGACGCGACGGCGAAGAGCGCCGAGGCGGTCGCCGAGATCCTCGGCTCGCTCGCACCGGTCGCCGTCGCCAACGCGCGGGCGGAGGGAGCGGACCTGGCCGACGCGCTCGAGCGCGACCACCCGGACGCTCGCCTCGAGCCGTGGGACTGGCAGTTCTACGCCGAGCAGGTCAAGAAGGAGCGGCGCGCGCTGGACGACGCGGTCCTGCGGCCGTACCTGGAGCTCGAGCGGGTGCTCGCCGACGGGGTCTTCCGCGCGGCCACCGAGCTGTACGGGGCCACGTTCGCCGAGCGGCACGACCTCGTGGGCTACCACCCCGACGTCCGCGTGTTCGAGGTGTTCGACGCCGACGGCAGCGGTCTGGGCCTGTTCCTGGCCGACTACTGGACCCGCGAGTCCAAGCGCGGCGGCGCGTGGATGAACAACCTCGTCGACCAGTCGACGCTCCTGGGGGAGCGGGCGGTCGTCGTCAACAACCTCAACATCCCCAAGCCCCCGCAGGGTCCCACGCTGCTGACGTGGGACGAGGTCATCACGATGTTCCACGAGTTCGGGCACGCGCTGCACGGCCTGTTCTCGGCCGTGCGCTGGCCCTCGCAGTCCGGCACCGAGGTGCCGCGCGACTTCGTGGAGTACCCGTCGCAGGTCAACGAGATGTGGGCCTGGGACCCGGCGATCCTGCGCGCGTTCGCGCTGCACCACGAGACGGGCGAGCCCATGCCGGCCGAGTGGGTCGACACGCTGCTCGCGGCGCGACAGGACGGCGAGGGGTTCGCGACCACGGAGTACCTGGCCGCAGCGCTGCTGGACCAGGCCTGGTACCGCCTGTCGCCCGACGAGGTGCCGACGGACGTCTCCGAGGTCGAGGCGTTCGAGACCGCGGCGCTGCAGCGCGCCGGCGTCGACTACGCGCCGGTACCGCCGCGCTACCGGACGACGTACTTCAACCACGTCTTCGGCGGCGGCTACTCGGCCGGCTACTACTCGTACATCTGGTCGGAGGTGCTCGACGCGGACACGGTGGAGTGGTTCCGCGAGAACGGCGGGCTCGACCGGCGCAACGGTGACGTCTTCCGCGCCCGGCTGCTGTCGCGTGGCGGGTCGGTCGACCCGCTCCAGGCGTTCCGGGACCTGCGGGGACGCGACCCGCTGATCGACCCGCTGCTGGCGCGCCGCGGCCTGCTCGGGGCCAACGCCGGCTGA
- a CDS encoding M20/M25/M40 family metallo-hydrolase has product MSVSHPASGAPEGRPSTTVTAQDEVVQICRDLIRIDTSNYGDGSGPGERAAAEHVMSLLTEVGLDPELFESAPGRASVVVRLEGADRSRPALVLHGHLDVVPARAEDWSVDPFGAEEVDGLVWGRGAVDMKDMDAMILSVVRQMAREGRKPARDVVVAMFADEEAGGAMGASWAVEHRPELFEGATEAISEVGGFSVEVGGQRAYLLQTAEKGLSWMRLVADGRAGHGSQVNTDNAVTHLAEAVARLGRHPWPLQLTPTVRALLDGVAQLTGLPFDPEDPAGIDRLVAALGPAAKFVGATLRHTTNPTQLAAGYKANVIPGSAEATVDGRFLPGLEDEFAQSVAQVVGEHVRVERLHHDTALEVPFSGDLVDRMVESLLAEDPGATVLPYTLSGGTDNKSLSRLGIRGYGFAPLRLPADLDFAGMFHGVDERVPVDALRFGTRVLDRLLRTC; this is encoded by the coding sequence ATGTCCGTCTCCCACCCGGCCTCCGGCGCGCCCGAGGGTCGCCCCAGCACCACCGTGACCGCGCAGGACGAGGTCGTGCAGATCTGCCGCGACCTCATCCGCATCGACACGTCGAACTACGGCGACGGCTCGGGCCCCGGCGAGCGGGCGGCCGCCGAGCACGTCATGTCGCTGCTCACCGAGGTGGGCCTGGACCCGGAGCTGTTCGAGAGCGCGCCCGGCCGCGCCAGCGTCGTCGTCCGCCTCGAAGGCGCCGACCGGAGCCGGCCGGCTCTCGTCCTGCACGGGCACCTGGACGTCGTGCCCGCACGGGCCGAGGACTGGAGCGTGGACCCCTTCGGAGCCGAGGAGGTCGACGGGCTGGTCTGGGGCCGTGGCGCCGTGGACATGAAGGACATGGACGCGATGATCCTGTCCGTCGTGCGGCAGATGGCACGGGAGGGCCGCAAGCCGGCACGGGACGTCGTCGTCGCCATGTTCGCGGACGAGGAGGCCGGCGGCGCCATGGGCGCGAGCTGGGCCGTCGAGCACCGCCCGGAGCTGTTCGAGGGCGCGACCGAGGCGATCAGCGAGGTGGGCGGCTTCTCCGTGGAGGTCGGTGGGCAGCGCGCCTACCTGCTGCAGACGGCCGAGAAGGGCCTGTCGTGGATGCGGCTCGTCGCCGACGGCCGCGCGGGGCACGGCAGCCAGGTGAACACCGACAACGCGGTCACGCACCTCGCCGAGGCCGTCGCGCGCCTGGGCCGGCACCCCTGGCCGCTGCAGCTCACGCCGACCGTGCGCGCCCTGCTCGACGGTGTCGCGCAGCTGACCGGCCTGCCGTTCGACCCGGAGGACCCCGCGGGCATCGACCGGCTCGTGGCGGCCCTCGGGCCGGCCGCCAAGTTCGTCGGCGCCACCCTGCGGCACACCACGAACCCGACGCAGCTCGCCGCCGGCTACAAGGCCAACGTCATCCCCGGGTCTGCCGAGGCGACCGTCGACGGGCGCTTCCTGCCCGGCCTCGAGGACGAGTTCGCGCAGAGCGTGGCTCAGGTGGTGGGCGAGCACGTGCGCGTCGAGCGGCTGCACCACGACACGGCCCTCGAGGTCCCCTTCAGCGGGGACCTGGTGGATCGCATGGTGGAGTCGCTGCTCGCGGAGGACCCCGGCGCCACCGTCCTGCCGTACACCCTGTCCGGCGGCACGGACAACAAGTCGCTGTCCCGCCTGGGCATCCGCGGTTACGGCTTCGCGCCGCTGCGGCTCCCTGCGGACCTGGACTTCGCCGGCATGTTCCACGGCGTCGACGAGCGCGTTCCCGTCGACGCCCTGCGCTTCGGCACCCGCGTGCTCGACCGCCTGCTGCGCACCTGCTAG
- a CDS encoding DUF5703 family protein gives MATGQTRTRRPDWVAQGGQYEYRVLRIPATTSRNDARRMLTEQAELGRWELSRTLLFAGGERKVWLRRKVIRVRSTLAETSFPTEQTDS, from the coding sequence ATGGCAACCGGCCAGACACGAACGAGGCGACCCGACTGGGTGGCGCAGGGCGGCCAGTACGAGTACCGCGTGCTGCGGATCCCCGCGACGACGTCCCGCAACGACGCACGCAGGATGCTCACCGAACAGGCAGAGCTCGGCCGCTGGGAGCTGTCCAGGACGCTCCTGTTCGCCGGTGGCGAGCGGAAGGTCTGGCTGCGGCGCAAGGTCATCCGTGTGCGCAGCACGCTGGCCGAGACCAGCTTCCCGACGGAGCAGACCGACAGCTAG
- a CDS encoding primosomal protein, with the protein MTVDPRAALDRLIAALEAHYTAVSAPHGEDDPAVDDAYDILADAFEVYDDALGTVHGEATPFYLAEEDDGDDDGDEDDEDDDDEEYDDALADDLADDAR; encoded by the coding sequence ATGACCGTCGACCCCCGCGCCGCGCTGGACCGCCTGATCGCAGCCCTCGAGGCCCATTACACCGCAGTCTCCGCGCCCCACGGCGAGGACGACCCGGCAGTCGACGACGCGTACGACATCCTGGCCGACGCCTTCGAGGTCTACGACGACGCCCTGGGCACCGTGCACGGCGAGGCCACGCCGTTCTACCTCGCCGAGGAGGACGACGGCGACGACGACGGCGACGAGGACGACGAGGACGACGACGACGAGGAGTACGACGACGCGCTCGCCGACGACCTCGCCGACGACGCCCGCTAG
- a CDS encoding aldo/keto reductase has translation MEQRHLGRTGLRVSRLGLGTMTWSRDTDAHDAAEQLRDFTDAGGTLVDTSASYADGGAEELLGELLDDVVPRDEVVLCTKAGIRRTSNGGVVDASRGGLLASLDGSLRRLRTDHVDLWLVQTPDPRTPLDETVSALRLAVTSGRARYVGLSNHAGWQVARAASLLEGEVGLTAVQAEYSLLQRGIEREVVPAAVGLGVGVLAWSPLGRGVLTGKYRRTIPADSRAASPHLAGFVEPYLARAAATVVEAVATAAEGLDRTPLDVALAWVQGRGIASAIVGARTATQLRGALGAQDLVLPDELRRALDEISAPALGYPERF, from the coding sequence ATGGAACAGCGCCACCTCGGCCGAACCGGCCTGCGGGTCTCCCGGCTCGGGCTCGGCACGATGACGTGGAGCCGCGACACCGACGCGCACGACGCGGCCGAGCAGCTGCGGGACTTCACCGACGCCGGCGGCACGCTGGTCGACACGTCGGCCTCCTACGCCGACGGTGGTGCCGAGGAGCTCCTCGGCGAGCTGCTCGACGACGTGGTGCCCCGCGACGAGGTGGTGCTCTGCACCAAGGCGGGGATCCGGCGCACCAGCAACGGTGGGGTCGTGGACGCCTCGCGCGGCGGCCTGCTCGCGTCGCTCGACGGCTCGCTGCGCCGGCTGCGGACCGACCACGTGGACCTGTGGCTGGTCCAGACCCCCGACCCGCGCACGCCCCTGGACGAGACCGTGTCCGCGCTGCGGCTGGCGGTCACCAGTGGTCGCGCCCGCTACGTCGGGCTGTCGAACCACGCGGGCTGGCAGGTGGCCCGGGCCGCGAGCCTGCTCGAGGGCGAGGTCGGGCTGACCGCCGTCCAGGCCGAGTACTCGCTGCTCCAGCGCGGGATCGAGCGCGAGGTGGTGCCCGCGGCCGTCGGGCTCGGGGTCGGCGTGCTGGCGTGGTCCCCGCTCGGCCGGGGGGTCCTCACGGGCAAGTACCGCCGGACCATCCCGGCGGACTCGCGCGCGGCCTCCCCGCACCTCGCGGGCTTCGTCGAGCCGTACCTCGCCCGGGCCGCCGCGACGGTCGTCGAGGCGGTTGCGACGGCGGCCGAAGGGCTGGACCGCACCCCGCTCGACGTCGCGCTCGCCTGGGTGCAGGGCCGCGGGATCGCCTCCGCGATCGTCGGGGCGCGGACGGCGACCCAGCTGCGCGGGGCACTCGGTGCGCAGGACCTGGTGCTGCCCGACGAGCTGCGCCGGGCGCTCGACGAGATCAGCGCCCCGGCGCTCGGCTACCCCGAACGGTTCTAG